A region from the Tachyglossus aculeatus isolate mTacAcu1 chromosome Y4, mTacAcu1.pri, whole genome shotgun sequence genome encodes:
- the LOC119947349 gene encoding butyrophilin subfamily 1 member A1-like, with translation MAPVMKKMEGFPESFTSRCLILLILFLQLLTLGSAQFAVIGPDEPVLALEGEVAVLPCHLDPKMPAEFMEMRWFRAQVSNIVHLYSNGEDQFGDQMEEYQGRTELVRDAMDYGSVAVRIHNVRVSDEGRFHCSFYDGQEYEGAPLELQVVAPLFPTALSLMVALGVTLPVLGLLIVGGLYLIWKHLREKEKLQMDIRWSLFQVHEADVTLDPDTAHPELVLSEDRKRVTREEKWQDLPYNPVRFRGSVCVLGRQLFTSGRHCWEVEVGDAVGCYLGVCRENVRRKRAISESPADGFWTLEKDGDGYWAGTSPHTHLALARAPLRVVVYLDYEAGDVSFYSGTDGSHIYTFARADFSGTLHPFFRLLYYGDSLTICPVPGGAGENPVPAPAQETPLSPPGVGPASAPGDGDPLPGADAQLLPPQPSPEVPPAP, from the exons CTCAGTTTGCCGTGATAGGGCCTGATGAGCCTGTCCTGGCCCTGGAAGGAGAAGTTGCTGTGTTACCCTGTCACCTTGACCCCAAGATGCCTGCTGAATTCATGGAGATGAGATGGTTCCGAGCCCAGGTTTCTAACATTGTCCACCTGTATAGTAATGGAGAGGATCAGTTTGGAGACCAGATGGAGGAGTATCAAGGGAGGACGGAGTTGGTGAGAGATGCCATGGATTATGGGAGTGTGGCTGTGAGAATACACAATGTCAGAGTCTCTGATGAGGGAAGGTTTCACTGCTCTTTCTATGATGGCCAAGAGTATGAAGGAGCCCCTCTGGAACTGCAGGTAGTTG ctcccctcttccccacggCTTTATCCTTGATGGTGGCTCTGGGTGTGACCCTCCCTGTGCTGGGACTGCTCATCGTTGGGGGtctttatctcatctggaaacacCTCAGGGAAAAAG AGAAACTCCAGATGGATATCA GGTGGAGTTTGTTCCAAGTACATGAGG CCGACGTCACTCTCGATCCAGACACGGCGCATCCCGAACTCGTCCTGTCCGAGGATCGGAAACGGGTGACACGGGAAGAGAAGTGGCAGGACCTGCCCTACAACCCGGTCAGATTCAGAGGTTCTGTCTGTGTGCTGGGCCGCCAGCTCTTCACCTCCGGGAGACATtgctgggaggtggaggtgggagatgCAGTTGGCTGCTATCTGGGGGTTTGTAGGGAAAATGTGAGGAGGAAACGGGCGATCTCGGAGTCCCCTGCGGATGGATTCTGGACCTTGGAGAAAGATGGAGATGGATACTGGGCCGGTACTTCTCCCCACACCCATCTCGCCCTGGCCAGAGCCCCACTCCGGGTGGTGGTTTACCTGGACTACGAGGCTGGAGACGTCTCCTTCTACAGTGGCACTGACGGATCCCACATCTACACTTTCGCCCGCGCCGACTTTTCTGGGACCCTCCACCCTTTCTTCCGCCTCTTGTACTACGGTGattccctgaccatctgccccgtgcctggtggggctggggaaaaccctgtccctgcccccgcTCAGGAGACTCCATTGAGCCCCCCCGGGGTGGGACCAGCCTCAGCCCCTGGAGATGGGGATCCTCTCCCTGGGGCCGATGCCCAATTGctccccccccagcccagccccgagGTCCCTCCTGCCCCTTAG